A genomic region of Mesorhizobium sp. NZP2077 contains the following coding sequences:
- the mraY gene encoding phospho-N-acetylmuramoyl-pentapeptide-transferase, which yields MFTLLVDFADKISVFNVFRYITFRTGGALITSALIVFIFGPTIINSLRLRQGKGQPIRADGPQTHFKKAGTPTMGGLMILSGIIGSSLLWANLSSIYVWVVLLVTLGFGSIGFYDDYLKVTKQSHLGFSGKARLGLEFIIAGIAAWVIMHNGQAPFSSSLTFPFAKEFLINLGWFFIPFSCFVIVGAGNAVNLTDGLDGLAIVPIMIAAASFGVIAYLSGNAVFAEYLQIHFVPGTGELAVVLGSVIGAGLGFLWFNAPPAAIFMGDTGSLAMGGLIGTVAVATKHEIVLVIVGGLFVVEILSVIIQVGYFKMTGKRVFLMAPIHHHFEKLGWTESQVVIRFWIIAVILALVGLSTLKLR from the coding sequence ATGTTCACACTGCTGGTCGATTTCGCGGACAAGATCTCGGTCTTCAACGTCTTCCGCTACATCACGTTCCGCACCGGCGGAGCGCTGATCACCTCGGCGCTGATCGTCTTCATCTTCGGGCCGACCATCATCAATTCGCTCAGGCTGCGGCAAGGCAAGGGCCAGCCGATCCGCGCCGACGGACCGCAGACGCATTTCAAGAAGGCCGGCACGCCGACCATGGGCGGGCTGATGATCCTGTCCGGCATCATCGGCTCATCGCTTTTATGGGCGAACCTGTCGAGCATCTATGTCTGGGTGGTGCTTCTGGTGACGCTGGGCTTCGGCTCGATCGGCTTCTATGACGACTATCTGAAGGTGACCAAGCAGTCGCATCTCGGCTTTTCCGGCAAGGCACGGCTCGGGCTCGAATTCATTATTGCCGGCATCGCCGCCTGGGTGATCATGCACAACGGCCAGGCGCCATTCTCATCGTCGCTGACCTTCCCCTTCGCCAAGGAATTCCTGATCAATCTCGGCTGGTTCTTCATTCCGTTCTCCTGCTTCGTCATTGTTGGCGCCGGCAATGCGGTGAACCTGACCGATGGCCTCGACGGCCTGGCGATCGTACCGATCATGATCGCCGCGGCCTCCTTCGGCGTCATCGCCTATCTCTCCGGCAACGCGGTGTTCGCCGAATATCTGCAGATCCATTTCGTTCCCGGCACCGGTGAACTGGCTGTCGTGCTCGGCTCGGTCATCGGCGCCGGCCTCGGTTTCCTCTGGTTCAACGCGCCGCCGGCGGCCATCTTCATGGGCGACACCGGTTCGCTGGCCATGGGCGGCCTGATCGGCACGGTGGCGGTCGCCACCAAGCATGAGATCGTGCTGGTCATCGTCGGCGGCCTGTTCGTGGTCGAGATCCTCTCGGTCATCATCCAGGTCGGCTACTTCAAGATGACCGGCAAGCGCGTGTTCCTGATGGCGCCGATCCACCATCATTTCGAAAAGCTCGGCTGGACCGAAAGCCAAGTGGTGATCCGTTTCTGGATCATCGCCGTCATCCTGGCGCTGGTCGGCCTCTCCACCCTGAAGCTCAGATAG
- the murD gene encoding UDP-N-acetylmuramoyl-L-alanine--D-glutamate ligase, translating into MIPAASFAGKHVSLFGLGGSGIATARALIEGGADVLAWDDNPDSVAKAAATGIATADLRGPDWAKFSAFVLSPGVPLTHPKPHWTVELAKGAGVEVIGDIELFCRERILQAPTAPFIAITGTNGKSTTTALTAHILKASGRDTQMGGNIGRAVMTLDPPQPDRHYVVECSSYQIDLAPSINPTAGILLNLTPDHLDRHGTMQHYASIKERLVAGSETAIIGIDDSWCAQIAERLERAGRQVIRISKRLPLTDGYFADGTNLMEAVHGRYSKVAFLEGIGSLRGQHNAQNALAAVAACLKVGLDLGEIQSGLESFPGLAHRMEQVGRKDHVLFVNDSKATNADAAAPALSSFPRIYWIAGGLPKEGGIEPLRGFFPRIAKAYLIGEAAPAFSATLGEAVPYEISGTLAAAVEHAAHDAAKDDSGEVVVLLSPACASFDQFKNFEVRGEAFRQAASVIDGVKPIGGAR; encoded by the coding sequence TTGATCCCCGCCGCATCCTTCGCAGGCAAGCACGTTTCGCTCTTCGGGCTCGGTGGCTCGGGGATCGCGACCGCGCGGGCATTGATCGAGGGTGGGGCGGACGTGTTGGCCTGGGACGATAATCCCGACAGCGTCGCCAAGGCGGCCGCCACCGGCATCGCCACCGCCGATCTGCGCGGCCCCGACTGGGCGAAATTCTCGGCTTTCGTGCTGTCGCCCGGCGTGCCGCTGACGCATCCCAAGCCGCATTGGACGGTGGAACTGGCGAAGGGCGCCGGTGTCGAGGTGATTGGCGACATCGAACTCTTCTGCCGCGAGCGGATTTTGCAGGCGCCGACGGCGCCTTTCATCGCCATCACCGGCACCAACGGCAAGTCGACGACGACGGCGCTGACGGCGCATATCCTCAAGGCTTCCGGCCGCGACACCCAGATGGGCGGCAATATCGGCCGCGCGGTGATGACGCTCGATCCGCCGCAGCCTGACCGGCACTACGTCGTCGAATGCTCGTCCTACCAGATCGACCTGGCGCCCTCGATCAACCCGACGGCCGGCATCCTGCTGAATCTGACGCCGGATCATCTCGATCGCCACGGCACCATGCAGCACTACGCTTCGATCAAGGAGCGGCTGGTGGCGGGCAGCGAGACGGCGATCATCGGCATCGACGATTCCTGGTGTGCGCAGATCGCCGAACGGCTGGAGCGGGCAGGGCGCCAGGTTATCCGCATTTCCAAGCGCCTGCCGCTGACCGACGGCTATTTCGCCGACGGAACCAATCTGATGGAAGCCGTGCACGGCCGCTACAGCAAGGTCGCCTTCCTCGAAGGCATCGGCTCGCTGCGCGGCCAGCACAACGCGCAGAACGCGCTTGCCGCGGTCGCCGCCTGCCTGAAAGTCGGGCTCGACCTCGGTGAAATCCAGTCCGGACTGGAAAGTTTTCCGGGTCTCGCCCACCGCATGGAGCAGGTCGGCCGCAAGGACCATGTGCTGTTCGTCAACGATTCCAAGGCGACCAATGCCGATGCGGCGGCACCAGCCCTGTCGAGCTTTCCGCGCATCTACTGGATCGCCGGCGGCCTGCCCAAGGAAGGCGGCATCGAGCCGCTGCGCGGCTTCTTCCCGCGCATCGCCAAGGCCTATCTGATCGGCGAGGCCGCACCCGCCTTTTCGGCGACGCTGGGCGAGGCGGTGCCCTACGAGATATCGGGCACGCTGGCCGCGGCGGTCGAGCATGCCGCGCATGATGCGGCCAAGGACGACAGCGGCGAGGTGGTGGTGCTGCTGTCGCCGGCCTGCGCCAGTTTCGATCAGTTCAAGAATTTCGAAGTTCGCGGCGAAGCCTTCAGGCAAGCTGCGAGCGTTATAGATGGCGTCAAACCCATCGGAGGGGCACGATAA
- the ftsW gene encoding putative lipid II flippase FtsW: MQSRLDKSPVATWWWTIDRWFLAAFLSLMGLGIVLSFAASPAVAERIGLDSFHFATRQIIFTVPALGVMLAVSFLDSRQIRRMSLIMLCLMLVLMVAVLYIGVEVKGARRWVSLAGLSIQPSEFLKPAFVIMCAWLFAEHKRQPDIPGNLFAMLLLVLVVSLLVAQPDLGQTMLTTGTWGIMFFMAGLPWLWIIVLGAAGVGGVFAAYTVFPHVALRIDKFLTGEGDTFQVDMGRDALINGGWFGVGPGEGTVKRVIPDSHADFVFSVAGEEFGLIMCFFIMSIFAFIVLRGLNTALKEHDDFTRYAVGGLVTVFGLQAVINMCVNLQLVPAKGMTLPFISYGGSSQIAIAISMGMVLALTRKRPEKRKQMGFALPQRAQPAE, encoded by the coding sequence ATGCAGAGCCGTCTCGATAAAAGTCCTGTCGCAACCTGGTGGTGGACGATCGATCGCTGGTTCCTGGCGGCGTTCCTGTCGCTGATGGGGCTCGGCATCGTACTTTCCTTCGCCGCCAGCCCGGCGGTGGCCGAGCGCATCGGCCTCGACAGTTTCCACTTCGCGACAAGGCAGATCATCTTCACGGTGCCGGCGCTCGGCGTGATGCTGGCCGTCTCCTTCCTCGATTCCAGGCAGATCCGGCGCATGTCGCTGATCATGCTGTGCCTGATGCTGGTGCTGATGGTGGCGGTGCTCTACATCGGCGTCGAGGTGAAGGGCGCGCGGCGCTGGGTCTCGCTCGCCGGCCTGTCGATCCAGCCGTCGGAATTCCTGAAGCCGGCCTTCGTCATCATGTGCGCCTGGCTGTTCGCCGAGCACAAGCGCCAGCCCGACATTCCCGGCAATCTGTTCGCCATGCTGTTGCTGGTGCTGGTCGTGTCGCTGCTGGTGGCGCAGCCGGACCTCGGCCAGACCATGCTGACGACCGGCACCTGGGGCATCATGTTCTTCATGGCCGGGCTGCCCTGGCTGTGGATCATCGTGCTGGGTGCCGCCGGCGTGGGCGGCGTCTTTGCCGCCTATACGGTGTTTCCGCACGTTGCCTTGCGCATCGACAAATTCCTCACCGGCGAAGGCGACACGTTCCAGGTCGACATGGGACGCGACGCGCTGATCAATGGTGGCTGGTTCGGCGTCGGGCCGGGCGAAGGCACTGTCAAGCGGGTCATCCCCGACAGCCATGCCGACTTCGTCTTCTCGGTCGCGGGCGAGGAATTCGGGCTGATCATGTGCTTCTTCATCATGTCGATCTTCGCCTTCATCGTGCTGCGCGGCCTCAACACGGCGCTCAAGGAACATGACGATTTCACCCGCTATGCGGTCGGCGGCCTCGTCACCGTGTTCGGCCTGCAGGCCGTCATCAACATGTGCGTCAACCTGCAACTGGTGCCGGCCAAGGGCATGACGCTGCCCTTCATCTCCTATGGCGGCTCCTCGCAGATCGCCATCGCCATTTCGATGGGCATGGTGCTGGCGCTGACACGCAAGCGGCCGGAGAAGCGCAAGCAGATGGGTTTTGCGCTTCCGCAGCGCGCCCAGCCGGCGGAGTGA